GTCTCAATATAAGTAATTAAATATGGTAACAACTAAACATAAAGTAAATTACATCAAAGTACATTACTAGTTATCttgaaataaaagtaaaaaatacattacTATATTTATCATATCCTTACcattttaatgattttaatcCTTCTAgaatataaataacataaatgaaCATTGTCGTTGTTGAAAAAAAGGtcataaaaatgtaaaagtagttATGAGAACTGAACTATATAgcataataaagtaaaattaaacTTGGATCAACCAAAATTCAATCTTATTGTATTATATTAgctacgtatatatatatataatctctcAATATGTATAAGTGTGTATGTGTGGTTTTCTTGGAATGTGACATTTAACTTCCAAGACAAACCTCTTTTCCTAATAAAACttatgttaaaaaattattCATGAATAAAAAATTTTCATGTCAAATTAAAGCTCTGAAAAAAATTCCCAACCGGTGGTAGATCCAGTGGTGTTGTGCTCCAATCCTCGGTTACTACATCCGTAGAAATGTTCAAATCGTCTTTGTTGCACACGAATGGCTCAAAATCATGTTGCCATGCAAAACTAGGAATTGTAGTAGTATGATCACCATTCCAAGATAAATCTTGTGGCAATTCTTCATTTAGTATATCTTGTAGCTCAAGAAGATTCGTGTCTTGAACCATGAATTCTTCGATTTCGCTATCTTCACCACTAAATGGAGGAATCACCATGTTTTGCATTTTACCATCTTCCGAATAGTCATAATGCACGAAGCTTCCATTGGAAGAATCATCTCCTATTGTCTCTTGATTGTGTTGATTTGAGTTTTTGCTCAAGAATTTAGCAAAGACATCCGCAAGGTCGATATTAGCTCTTTCTGGTGATTCACTGGATGAGTCGCCACTAAAACTCGGGTTATTGACATAACTCAAGTTACCACTCTCGACCTGTGAAGATCTAGCAGGTCGTGAGCGTCGGTTCTTCCTACATCCACCACCAATAGGAACATTTCTAAGGGACCCACCTTTGGTCCAATACCTCCTGCACCCTTTACAAAAATACCTAGGTTGTGACAAGCTATAGTTGTTGTAATAGCAAAACTTAGTATTGGGGGAGGCACACCTTGGACAATTTGGTGCAATTTCAATACTAGGTTTCCATCTATTTTCCATTGGCCTGTGTGGGTAGTGTAGCATCATTTGGTCAAACAtatttttgagagagaaagagatggcGAGAGTATGTGCATGTTAGTGGACTTTGGAGGtaaataataagaaatatataGAGGGTGTGGATGCTAGGGTGGCGTAGAGTACTATATGGGATCGTGGGCGGTCTCGAAGCCGTTAATAAGAAGGAAGGGCGTTAGCACTTGGAGATTGTCACACACTAGTGTGCGTTTTTGAGGTTAAAGTTAACTGTTTTTTGGAGAGCAATACGTGAGGGTATGAAATACTATATTTGCATGTTAAATTTAATCTGAATTAGCATatacaggaaaaaaaaattattgtatcaaCCATTTTTTTCCCAAAAAACTATGAGAATTTTAAATTTTCCAATTGAAttgtatgtttttaaaattcaatCACATGTAAAAtactataaaaatatatgttgtaaaagaatattttattttttttataaaaccttcaaaatatcGTTGTGTCACTACAAAAAAATTGTCGTTTGTACGcaccactttttaaaaatgcgAAAAAAATTCCCAAATTGTtcgcacttaaaaatgtgtataaatagtctacactaaaaagtgtgaaaaaggttacaaatttcacatttaaaagtgcgaAGAAATTTTTTACACACTAACAAGTATGTAAAAAATATTAGATTTCTAcgcacttttaaatgtaaagataATTTCTTCGCGGGTGATTTCTACGCACTATAAAAATCATTTCTTCACATGTAATTTTTACACAAGTGCGAAGAAATCGTCCGTGAAGAAATGATCtccacacttataagtgtgtaaaGTATAGAatttgtacacacttattagtgtgaacatttttcttcacacttttaaatgtgaagcTTGTAGCTTTCTTCGCACTTTTTAATGTAGACTAttttgtacacatttttaagtacGAAGTATTCAACAaaattttacacacttttaaaaagtgtgtagaaatgattaatttgttgtagtgaatGAATGTATTCActattcacatgtgaacaaacggctatatatatggttttcaaAATGTTTTGTTCTACACCaatcgcctccaccaccacatcaTCGTCGTCACTACCACTGCCTCTTTACGCGGGTAtggtgctatatatatatatatatatgaatctgACTCCGATCATGCTTCATTTACTTAATGTAATATtatatggaagcaagtgttctTTTGCTGCACTAACAATGTTCATAACATTCAATCCAAGTTAAAGAGGATGATTGAAGATTTTAGATCAAGCTGGGTGTAGAAGTCACCTTGAGATTACCAAATAGCTTGGAACACTTAGGCAGATTGAGGTTTGACATGCAAATGCCTCAATATGTGTTTAAAGCAACCAAGTGAATAATCAATCTCGAATGAAGATAAGGATAAATGATGTGACTATGCACGATCATAATATTTCATATCGGTGGTTTTGTTTTACATGTGTGTGTTTTCATTCTCTTATCGACCGAGAgaagagaatatatatatatataaatatatactccctccgtcttatcttaattgtcttattttgactagtcaagttatttttataactttaactGTAAAcatctttatttgtgttatattagttgataaaagttatattaatgaaaattacatttaaaactcaatcaattcaaatatgatatatcaagttttatataacataaaacaaaaatatttacagtcaaaattaaaagaaaatgactaaaaaaaataaaactatgatACTTAAGATGAGACAGATGGAaaataaactattaaaaattgacaaatataaacaatcattttttattaactaaatcGTTGTGGATTATGTTCGGTAACTTATAAATCATGATATGCAAACTTATAACCAATTGTTAAAGATTCATagatattatataactttttatatatatctgcTCTACGAATTTCCATGTATCATGTGTTCTATGAATCTTTAAACACCAGTTCTATTTATCTTGATCAAGATATAAAggtaataattttattttattttttttatctactcattgttttataataaataaccTAGATGTAAGAATATAAGATACACAAAGTTAGTTTCTAATTGGTAAAGCTTGAGTTTAGACCTTGATATCTAAAATGTACGTGTTTGTAATCATTGACATGAGAGTCATTGATTTGACTGATTAAACTCTTTAAtgtattgtttagtttttttaagatGGAGAGGAAAGGATATGAGagaagaaattataaaatgcattcataagatttttttaaatatgaaaacagAATGAGTGGAAGAGATTAGAGGGAGAAGTTTAGTTGTTctttatttcaaaaattttccTCTTATTTTTCACTTTCTTATGTAATGTTATATAGAAATTAAGATTAGCAATGTTATATAGAAATTAAGATTAGCATGGGATTGACAAAAGGTTAATTCTACATGCCTGCATATCTGTAATGCAatacaaataattaatgtatCTAAAGCAATGAAGTTAGTGAGCTTTGATCTTTTACAATGTTTATTTCTCATTACTctgtattatattttattatgtacaatataaatttataatgcaAAAAACTAACATGCATATTGGTATTTTAACCCCtctcataaagaaaaagaatgttACTTTGTTGCATTTACTTGTAAATCGTGTATTGGTTGTTGTGCGTTAGTCTTGGGTTTGCTGATTTAAGTTATTGAGAAATGCTTGTTGTGTACTTTGGATTGTGATGGATGTTTAATtgtttatcattataaaatctACAAGTCAAACTTTAAGATTGAGAAGATGGCGTTATTGATAACGGGGTCATTGAGAAATGACTCATTCACCCTCTTCTTGCCTAATAAATGAAAGAGATAATTATGTGAAATTTAATCTCCAATaagttttaactaattaaatacaataataTTTTGGTTTGAAGATTCAGATCCGCACGttcttattataaatttttccgagttaaatttatatttttttgaattggTATTCGGTTTGGCTTGTTGAAAGCCAATTCTAACCGTCTGTTCAATATAATTATGTATTAATGAAACTAGACGCGCACCCATACTATACGACGATAGTGATAGTGATTACAGCGgtgtaattattaatataataagtaAGTAATGTAAACTGAGGTAGCGTAGatatttatgttgtaaataattttataaagggtattatttgtattttaggcgaaaatatataaattagttaataaaaaaaatggatagtGAGTAGATAACggttgaaaatattttaaagatattttgtGTAGATGAAGTGTTCAGTTAATGAATATTGAAattaaatgtgttttatgttttatataaataaaaagtttaaaaagagatgaagtaatttgttttataaaggtgCATAGGAAGCCAAAATTGTATTGTACCTAATTGTGTGATACGTTTTCCACATATCGTTATATTCgtttttttacatttaagttAATAGACACTTctacaaattttgttttaataagaAGGTCCCCAACGTATTCATTTCAGGTTCATCCATGGTTCGTTCGCTGAAGAGGGACGGGCTCATACCATTGGGTGAGATTCATCCATGGTTCACCTGACTAACTCGTTCCACTCTTTCGTTCTTTCCAGAACGAAAGGTTAAAGCTATTATTTTGAACTTAACGAAATAACTaggaagaaaacaaacaaaaaaaaaaagttcagagTTTTGGTAAAATATGTCCCTTTAATGGATTCAATgatcattttaagttgaaataAGTTTTGAGTTTTGGCAAAAGTAGTCCCTAATGACTAGTCTAGTGTAAATCCTATTTATACACACCCATTTACCTAAAATTCACATATCTCATTCATATCATCTATACTACTTCCCATTCCATTAAAAGTATCcaaatttggatttttgaagtttttctttataaactttgattttaaatattttgatttgtagtATATAATGCTTGATAAAACTTATACCAATAATAAGATCAACCGAATACCAATTCTAACCGAGTGTTGGATCGACATTTCTGAGGATCCAATACTTGGCAACAACCAAGCCGGTGAAGCTTTTTGACAGAAAATCATAGAACACTACATTAATGCAAGAGTTAGTAACCAAAGAAGACCCAATCAGGTAACTAGTAAATGGAGAAAGATCAAAGCAGAAGTTGCAAAGTTTAATGCCAGTTGGTCAAGTTATGATTCCACCTGGGGAGTGGGGAGACGACACCCGAGTTATGAAAGAAGCGCGTTCAGAGTACTTTTATCAAACCAACACTTAGTTTAACATGTACGAATATATGTTATTTGCGAAAGATAAACCAAAGTTCTTTGCGCCATCCGCTACTAATCTTATGGGTCGAAGCCTGCATAGGAAAAACATTGTAAATGTCATTGGGACTGATGAGGGTGATGAACCCCAGTTCGAGCCCGTTAACCTTGGAGAAATCAAGCTATTTGGTTCAGATACGTATGCGCCCCCCACTTCTAAGGCAAAGATTCTGCGAACCTCGACATCCTCCGATGCAGGGTCGTCTCTTTATTCGGCTTCGGACCTTGCCGTTTGGCTTGACAGTCAAGTCTTCCAAGCAAGCACTTTTGGAGACACAAAAGGAATCTCTTACTATCATTCGTGAGGAAGAAAAATGgcgaaaataaaataaaaagagagataaaaaatgtatgtttttttgttgagaaatttacttaacttgatttgtttagTAAAGATAGCAAGCAGAGAaataatatgaatgagaataattaatataaatttaggttatatataatattgggttgtaatcatttaaaaagtaaaatttcgAGAAAACTAGAAATAACAAATTGAACTCATTTTGACTTTAACCGAACTGAAACTCAGTTTACCCATTCTAAATCatcaattattaaattataaaaacatactattaaacaaaaaagtattaaatgaaaaataacataTTCTTGATTTTTGTTTGTCATGCTCACTTTATTGATTGCTTACAATACGTTGTTGAGTACTTTGGTATAACAAACTGGTAAACAAATGCTTTAATATTAACAAATAGAGTTTCAATTTGCCATGGCTCTAACACATTGCTATGCCTTTTCCATTGGAGATGGCCTTGGTACAACTATAAAACATATTCACAATGGGCAAAATAGTCATATTGGTGAGTAGAAGTCAAACAAGTTTGGCACGAGAGAGACCAAAATTTTAGaacaagtaaaaataaaatattgagaCATAGGGATCAACAAAGCCCAATTGAGTTTTAACGTCGGAGTCACATGTTTCCTTGCACGTGCTCCTCCACCTACGTGGCCGTTTCTCCTCCCTTTCATTTGCTTTCTCTGTAAATTTGTTCCGACTAAATCAGTGTGAAAGTCCACATTTATCAAATGGAAACTTTTAAGAAGTTGGACTAATTTTGTTGTTTAAGTCAACCTATTATGCCTTGTATACTCCTGGCCGAAAGGGTTACAAAGAGATcgatttctttttcaatttggtATGTCGACTTTGTTTATTTAAATTCATGGATGCAAAAGTcgaataaaaattatatgcaCCTGTAGAACATTTGTATGGTTCAAGAATTTGTCTATAAAACATTATATACACTCTAATAAAACCTTTAAAAGGATGACCCATTCtatcacatattcacatcaaCACTACATCATTGCTCATATTTCTAGCAGTTTTATCACGCTATTGTTTGAGAGTATActaaaaacaaccaaaataccCTTGTGAAGtggaaagaaaaatatggaagtGCATTGACAAAGGAATGTCGAGCCCAAAACTGACCAATGACGAACATCGGGGTCCGGTGACTCAGATGCCTGACAGAACACACAAGTGTGATGACGAGCAATGTCAACTTGTCAAGCCCGTAACGGGCGCTCTTATAGTTTacctttataatttatcaattgACATTTTATTTATCTTAGATCTATTCTATGTTTCTTTGATGTTTATAAtactaatttaattttaaaacaaaatgaaagctTAAATGATTATAATATGGAGACAAGAATTGAAAGAGAGAAGAGAGgttaatcttattattaagaGATTACAATATACTAATATAGGCATGAATAAAATGTTCTAAAGATACATAAATATGGAAGTGAATATTcatctatattttatattataattttccTATTGGATATTCACACTTTATTATACGCAAATATGATATTTGTTgtctcattaaaaaccttatcAAAAAAACCTAATGGGATAAAAACTCGGTGAAAGGAAAAAGAGTGCAGCGCGTATAATACTCCCCCTCATTTGAATATTCGTCTTCAAATATCAAATGTTGATCTCGTATATATATGACTCCATATTCTCCCAAATTATTGCTCTATCAGGTTTGTTGAAGATTGGTTGTATCACTGTTTTGTCGTACATATGtcaagattgaatctatcattGTCTAATCTTGATCTACACCACACTATATTCAAATGATACCGTTGAACATTACTTGCTAATTGTAACATTCACgaaatttgacttttgttgacccgtTAATTGGTATTAATTAAGCGTTATATGATTGATTTGCTTGTGATATGATCGTGTTCAAGGTGTTTATGTGAATTGGTGATCGTGTTTGTAAATTATGTCCGTGGACTAGTCAAGGTCGTTTAGTCGTTTCATTTGGGTTTAATGAAATGTTCAAGGTTGTTTACGGTGAAATTTAGTTAGTTATGTGTAAGGACTATCTATGGGTTCAACCCGTGCCTAAACCCTTACCCAAGACCCAACCTCATCCTCTTCCATTCAATCACCTCCCATCTACCCACTTCCCTtcattttctcttttctctctctcactAAATGCAAGAACTCTTGCAACCTCCTATTTCTCTCTAaaattaatgcatcaaatttaATGTTTCAAGCTAGAAATTGTTAGGGGTTTTTATCTTTATCATCATCTTAACAACATATTAAGAGTAAGGGTTTCATAGTGCAAAGATTCATTCAAAACCGGGTTAATTTCGGGTTTAACACTTGGAGGAAGATTTGGTAAGCTACTCTTTATCtcaaatttatcattttatgtttttaatcatGCCATCAAGTCAAATAACATGAAATCTTGGTCAAATTCGGGTCTAAACTCATTCTTGggttaaaattagggtttatgagCCTTGGCTGTATTCTTGAACGAATTCATGCTTGGTTATATGTCATAGATCGAAATTCTTAGGTGGGTTATGTTAAATTATACTTATTTATGTTAAAAACAAGTTCAAGAAGTCATCAAATGGGTTTTtaagtcgaattagggttttgaatgTTCTTGGGTTGGATTCGAACGAATTTAAGCTAGGTTTGTGGTTAGGAATCGAATTCATGCAATGGGTTATGTTTATTCATGTTGAAATATGCTTGTTTAAGCTTCAAAATGGGCCTTGAAACCTCCCAAGTCGATTTGGAAGTCAAAAATGaggtttggatgaagtttgggtCGTGTTTGGCTTGCAAAAGTGCAGATCTGCAGATTCTCGCGTCGCTACCCAGCACCTTGCGTCGCTAGCTAGGGAACTCGCGCCGCGAGCATGGGTTTTCGCGCCGCGATTTGTTCCTGTTTCGCGCGTCagtttttaaacattaataacTTTTGAGCCGTAAGTCCGTTTTAAACGTGTGACCTTTCGTTGGAATTGTGAGAGAGTCTAGTTTCCCATAGTACCATTGTTTTGGAGTGAATCCTCCTTCATTTCAAAAAAATACGTGTTAAAGTGTCCTTCTTTTACCTGATAGAGCCATTAAGACGTTTAAGGGTTATGTCATTACCAACCCGAGTCCCGATTGTCATTCAAAGTTAAAATACCTTTCTAAAGCTTCAATTAGGGTTTGACTCGTGATTGTAATATGTGTACTTGATAGGTGGTGCACCCGAAGCGATCGTTGGACGGTTATAGTTTGACTCTAACTTGTTGTAGCTCggccaaggtgagttcgtagccccttttttttacttgatttttggggtgaaaagtgtacatcgTGTTTCATGGTTTTGTTTGATTgttatgtgttcgtttatgTAAGTAATCAAGGTTATGTGGTTagttggctagtttatcaaggttatatgcTCGTTttaattgtgaatcaaggttacatgataccaattgtgaagtccctcaccgatggtttaacccacgagtgtaaaatacaacaagtcaagtatgcactagataaggactagtatttacgtaaatataaatgcaagaatataaataagtaaatacaagacttaagcaacaaataaacaagttaaatgaggtggaacacgaaagtaattttcaatgtgtattttatttattgatgtataaacaaaatacaaggttgttgcggaacctagataataccaaagtaaatatctaaacaaccttatgaattacaagtgatctatacttgctaaataatctccttgatcgaaatacttaaagttgtgaagtataactgttgcaaaaagtaatttataggcaaaaagttcaccaaattgcaaaaagtaatttgaaagaggaaaatgacttagtatttataggcaaaataatctctacagtgattattttaCCGTAGAAATGTGGTTGgaagcatttaaggaactttggtattttctttaaatgtaatactaaaagtacaaggataaagtcatatttgatagtgacttgtcaccttttagccaaccacctttaaacgcgtgtaaaa
The sequence above is drawn from the Erigeron canadensis isolate Cc75 unplaced genomic scaffold, C_canadensis_v1 Conyza_canadensis_unscaffolded:163, whole genome shotgun sequence genome and encodes:
- the LOC122584244 gene encoding dof zinc finger protein DOF3.5-like, which translates into the protein MFDQMMLHYPHRPMENRWKPSIEIAPNCPRCASPNTKFCYYNNYSLSQPRYFCKGCRRYWTKGGSLRNVPIGGGCRKNRRSRPARSSQVESGNLSYVNNPSFSGDSSSESPERANIDLADVFAKFLSKNSNQHNQETIGDDSSNGSFVHYDYSEDGKMQNMVIPPFSGEDSEIEEFMVQDTNLLELQDILNEELPQDLSWNGDHTTTIPSFAWQHDFEPFVCNKDDLNISTDVVTEDWSTTPLDLPPVGNFFQSFNLT